The DNA region GGCTGGTATTATCTCGGCGGCCAGAACGGCATCCCCTCGATCCCGCCGCTCACGCTCGGCAGCTACGAGTTCGAGGAAGGCCCGGTCTATTATTACACGGTGCTCGGCATCCTCCTCGTGGTCTATCTGCTGTGCCGTTTCCTGGTCCGCTCGCAATTCGGCCTCGCGCTGGCAGGGTTGCGCGAGAACGAGCAGCGCATCGCCTTCTTCGGCTACAAGGCGCAGCACCTCAAGGCCATCATCTTCGCGATCGGCGGCACCGTCGCCGGCCTCGCCGGCAGCCTCTATGCCTTTCATGAAGGCTTCGTCTGGCCCAACATGCTCGGCGTCGTGTTCTCCACCCAGGTCGTGCTCTACGTCCTGTTCGGCGGCTCCGGCACGTTGATCGGCGCTGTGATCGGCACCGTCATCATCGAGGGCGTCAGCTTCTGGCTGTCGGACAATTACCGCGACATCTGGCCGATCATCCTCGGCGTGCTGCTGCTGCTCGTCATCATGTTCCGGCCACTCGGCCTGATCTCCTTCGTGCTCGGCGAGCGCGAACGGGTCGGCAGCTTCGGCAAGGAACCTGAAGAGTCGCCGAAGGAGGGCCGCTAATGCCGCTCCTCGAAGCCTCCGGCATCAGCAAGATATTCGGCAAGCTGACCGCGCTCGACGGCGCGGCGCTGACCGTCGGCGAGAACGAGTTTCACGGCCTGATCGGCCCGAACGGCTCCGGCAAGAGCACGCTGATGAAATGCGTCGCCGGCGCCGAGGTACCGACCACGGGCAAGGTCTCGTTCGTCAACACCGACATCACCGCGTTCACGCCGACCGAGCGCGCCCGTGCCGGCATGAGCCTGAAATTCCAGATCACCTCGGTGCTGCCGACGCTGACGCTCTACGACAACATCCTGCTGGCGTTGCAGGCGCAG from Bradyrhizobium genosp. L includes:
- a CDS encoding branched-chain amino acid ABC transporter permease; this translates as MGGAEQAVADAGKGPGVVTGEIAPAARVPAGRASARWKILPIVEGLVLLVALALPWVLQDYLTVFATRVVILALFAISFDLVWGYAGIMSFGQALFFGAAGYGVALLARDVGVTSILLILPAGALIGLTAALLLGGFLLLGRYPSSVIFVSLGTLTGSYAADRLARGWYYLGGQNGIPSIPPLTLGSYEFEEGPVYYYTVLGILLVVYLLCRFLVRSQFGLALAGLRENEQRIAFFGYKAQHLKAIIFAIGGTVAGLAGSLYAFHEGFVWPNMLGVVFSTQVVLYVLFGGSGTLIGAVIGTVIIEGVSFWLSDNYRDIWPIILGVLLLLVIMFRPLGLISFVLGERERVGSFGKEPEESPKEGR